The Metopolophium dirhodum isolate CAU chromosome 4, ASM1992520v1, whole genome shotgun sequence DNA window TCGATCCTTGAATgagtgacaatataatatagaaataaagcTGCTACAAACTGGTTTCGATTTTGACCACTGCATGTATCGGAGTACAAGGATATTtccgttatatttttaatttgcaaCAAATGACCAAGTGACATAGTCAATTTTTACACGTAAGAATTATATTGAGATGTCGGTTAGTCAAAATGAAGTGTTCAGTGGTTCCTAAACTAATAAAGATATCACTTGATCACTTTTTTCGTCTATTAATAGGGACAAAATAAGACATTTAAACATGTTATTTCACTTGGTCACTTTTTGCACATGGTCACTTTTGGCACGAGGGCGACattatgataaatacattttcgatattttaattacctacttaactcaataattcaaattcaaaaagtaaaatatcacaagttttagagcTAAATATtggatattgtaaataaaatatcgaaaatcgacttCTATACAAACAACTTCTTCccttcaatttgtataatagcCAATCGGTGTTCATACTAttaagcccggattaaggggggggggcaCGGTCCCGGGGCCCATATTAATTATCcccaaagtatattttttaacgtccataatagtttttaaaaaaaaaattatgtaagctGGAAggtatgtaggtaaattattattgataatgataaaataaaattgagaacaattttatatcacgaaaaattactataaataatgaactatgtttgccaacaattttgtttgtttgtttttttttttttttgagtattttagattactgatttaattatttaagtatataaaaaaggtagttataagaataaaatatttagctcttgtgaattaggtacctatttcagcTAAAAGTATTACTTCATATACTAAAATTTAGAGGACCTTAGCTAATAACCTAGTGAACCAAAATTGGTCATTttactgtcaaaatgttcagaaaaaagttttaccagaatccatcaaaaatattgtcgttaccatttgaaaaaataaagtcgattttattattgaaaatgtcgTAACCTACCCTATGTacaaagttatattttgtcaatttgtaaagtaatattattataatttttattacttactaccattgattataaatactaatatttataatcaatgttactACGTATCCGTGACCAGGCTAcctgttatatacttatatgcaaatacaacattaaataagttagattatttcataatattaatatttgttatagctGGTAACATAATAGCGAAGTAGGTCCCTATTATATTCgtcgatattatactatatacattagtTACTTTACTTTTTACaggtatacattttaagctTGTGGGTACACAATACACATGTCCCCTGTGCAAGTGTGCAGCCCCCCCACCATGTCGAGCCAATGATTAATGAATTTACAtcgaaattcaaaatattatgataatgtaagATCGGCAtctttattatgaatttaatctTTACAAATTACTAGTTAATGACAAATCTGTCACGCACTCATAGAACAATGGTAGTacccataggcgtgcgcacgggggATGCCGGGTATGCCATGGCATCCCCTGCGGAGGTCATCTTTATCATAGTTTAtggttgtaaatattttgatcaaaatttaaaacattttggtttttgaccaaaatatttttatttttacttacaaaaatgtttagagTTTAAATGATATCTAATATCAATTAGATTGCGAATGATGCTCATATTTTCTATAGATAATAGCTGATAGTAGATACCATAACCATGATGTTGGCATAATAGCTTgattatgtgaattattatttttacattatcttaaatcgtgttcaCAAACGACCACGGTTACCACGGTCCGCGATATAGGcatatacatgataaaataatgttctTTTATCATGGgcatatatttaatcatatctCATATTCTCATTGTCACTATTAACATTATCAACATTCTCATCATGACATTACACcacagaattttataaaaaaaacgttattctgTCATTATTCTAACACACAATAATCATGGCagctaaaagtaaaaaattgaaaactttgcATGAGTTTTTTATGCCAAACACATCAAAACGAAATTCCggtaagtttatattaattatattagtactttaatataatataatccacaTATCCACagtctatacatattatgtaagctgttttatttaacttatgaattaataatattcattttattaatttaggtgACAATGATCTAGATGATCCAGTAACATTAGAACAGTGTAGTCAAACAGTTGTAGAATCCGAAAAAATTACTGTACATGAGctgttaggtatttatttacaattattttaataatgtattacctaATGTTTATGTTCAGTTCTAGACTGTATTTATAGATGCATTGtctctagttaaatatttaatttataacttataatatattatgtaatatgtatatcctAATTCCTAATGATTTTGTTTCATAAATGTCTTATATTGTGAAATACCCTGTGGCCTGTATGGctgtatattaacatattagttAGTAGTAACTTAGTACCTGTCTATTgtctaatatgtatttatttaataacattgatgttaaatgttgtaattaaatattttgtatataacttaaaaaaattgtgttgtttattttttttgtgttgctcTGTAagagttaatataataaataaattatagtttataaggtatctattatttaatcAGTGAAATTGCaagacatacatttttttttgtaggtgaGTAATTTTTACGCTTGAGTTTTAATATGACTTTAACCTGACATATTTTTGCTTATAGTAGGTAAGttttatttgaacttttaacaaagtttaaaagttttaataatgttaaactttttttgCATTTATCATGAtgcatttcaaatttcaatatcaTTACCTAACATAGTAACATGtacatatttatcaaaatgaaataaagtaaacatttttataagtacctagtacctacctatttgtgtTGCTGTCTTTTATTTAGCATAGTATATTTGACAAGGATGTTGcatgattgtattatattaggtacatataaattaacaagtattttacttttcatctttttctattttaatataataatacagtattctgtatctttaaataattattagactcAGTATGTGACCATTATGATTGTGACCCTGAAGATCCAGCGAATACAGATAATACAGCACCAACTTATCGATTAGAGCGAAAACAGAGAATACATAAAGGGCCATTCcagccaaaattaaaaatgtatcccaGGACACAATTCGGTAATAGAGCTCGAAGTTTCCAAAGCGCCTGGTATGATGATTTTAGCTGGCTAGAATATAGTTTGAAACTTGATAGAGCATTTTGTTTTGTGTGCCGAATGTTTAACACAGCTTCTGGGTTAAATGTTGGGCAGATAGATTTAGCTTTTACAAAAAAAGGTTTTCAAAATTGGAGTTCTGCtactacaaaatttaaaaaacaccaaAATTCAAAAACCCATAATTTCACCATGACAGCGTATCACAATTTTTTGAGTTCAAAACCAATTGACGTCACCTTGGATGAATCTAGAGAGCTGGCCATAAGTGAAAGAGAAAAACAGAGGTTATACAATCGAAGCATCCTGCATAGATTGATAGACATAACATTGTGTTTAGCTAAAAGTGGCAAACCATTTCGTGGACACTTTGAAAATGATTCCCATGTGTGTAAaggtttatttttagatattgtggacatattgaaaaaatatgattcaACATTACAAACACATTTACAAAAAGGGCCACAAAATGCCAAGTATATAAGCAATCATatacaaaatgatttattggcttctattaataatgtaatgaaacgttgtattgaaaaaaaagtaagtaacCGTCTTGTTACGATAATGGCTGATGAGACTAGCGATGTGGGACATCACGAACAGATGTCTGTGGTTATACGCTACTTTGATGACGAAGCATGTAAACCTGTTGAACAGTTTATTGGCATCCAACGTTTGACTGCAGTAGATGccaatactatatttaatagtttatcaaacaaaattgctcagtttaatattaattggaaaTCAGTCATAGCTGTATGTTTTGATGGAGCCTCAGCTATGTCTGGAAAATTTAACAGTGTACAGGCCAAAGTCAAGGAAATTAATCCATGCGCATTGTATGTTCACTGTTATGGCCATTGCTTAAATTTAACCTTGGTTGATAGCTTAGGGAATAAGAACCggattatatttgatttttttggctGTGTTCAACTTATATACAGTTTCATTGAAGGAAGTCCAACGAGGCAcgctgtttttgaaaaaattgttcaaGAAACAAATTCTAAATTGAAAACTCTTAAGACGCTTTCAACAACCAGATGGGCATGTCGTGCTGAGGCTGTCACAGCTGTTGAAAATAACTATTCATCTGTTATTCAGTGTCTTCAAGAAATTGCCAATAACACTAAATATTCAGAGGTAAGAGCAAAAGCTAATGGTATTCTTTATCAAATGAAgagtttcaattttatttttgcactTTATATGTTGAAacctattttaattcaaattcaaattgtcAGTGCTCAGTTACAAGCTCCCAACTTGGATTTATTGGGAGCAGTATCTATTGttaatgctttaaaaaaatctttaggtGAGTTAAGAAACAACGATGATAAATATTCTACACTTTATGATAATGTTCTTAAAGTTTGTAGTGAATTTGAAATTGATATACCATGTGTCAAAAATAGAAAGGTTTctacaaaaatagaaaataacaaaacacaGCATACACACATAGATAAAAAAAGTGAAATGAAATACTGTGTATTCTTTACTGTGTTAGATGATATGTGCAACGGTCTTGAAAATCGTTTCAACCAggaaactttaaatattattagttcaaTAGGCCGCTTAATACAACTGAAAGCTGAACAGTTTGATATTGATTTGCTATCTCAAACATTTTCACTCAATAATGATGAATTAGAAGGCGAGCAAAGTCTTCTACGTTCCATGCCAGATTTTATACCAGGCACATCAACTAAAACAATTTATCAATGGTTGGAAAACTTATCAACAAGtcaaaactttttaaacattcataAGGCATTGAAACTTTTTGTAACAATTCCAGTTACCAGCTGCTCATGCGAAAGAGCTTTTTCTAAACTCAGTTTGGTAAAAACGAAATTAAGAAGCCGTATGAAGCAGGAGAGATTAGATGATATGATGATGATTTTCATTGAACAAGAATTAGCATCGCAGATAAATCCCGAAGATGTAATTGACGAGTTTAAGAATCTGCATCCTTTTGAGAGAAGATTAGAACtctaatactatttaatttctttataaatattgttaaatatataattaaaaataataattaaaaactatgttttgtatatatatttgtgatgattctgatttttggattcGATACATTATAAATCATGCTCTTTGACTAtcacctttttatttataatatacagagttaTTGGggagtgattttttttgtattgggttaggtacttttaaaaatattggcaTCCCCTGCGAaaaaagtctgcgcacgcctatggtagtacctattaaaatgttgtgaatgtttgaattttctaatgttttaaaaaaaaaaccaataattcaGCCTTGTACCACCACAGTTATTAGATGATTGTACCACACAATAATCAGTACTAAGGTGTTGTACGGCGTTGCTGCGTTGGGAACGACTACGGAACAAATGGTACGACTGCTCGTCGGGTTTATGCCATTATGACATATGGCTGGAAAAAAACGCGGGAAAACTTGTGTGTACAATGCATATCAATcctacaatagtacaatacataATCTTGTGTTCTATCTTCTGTGCGTAGTTATAGACGTTGTGCCCGGTTCCATCTTCCATTCTGCCAATCCGGCGTCCACCCTTCAGCGTTGTTATTAATGCGAATCGTTTGTCGTCCAGTCGTTGGgatagtataatatcaattgTTTGGAGTGTACGGCTGTATACTACCTAGTTCATTAAATTCTAAAACGattgtatagtacctacatattttgattaaagCCGGCCGAGAAACGTACTCGAAAAGTGTAAACTGCAAACCATTGGAGATTTTTAACCAGGTGCCTAAACCCGCTAAACCTCCACAATCATGTCCAACGGCGTGGGAAAATCTAGCGACAAGCTGTTTGTGAAAAAGCGTggtaagtacctaaattatGTTTTGTGTTTAAGACAGACAGGTGTGAGCATAGCAAGGCTATATAAGAATGTACCTGCTTTGAATATGTGAATTACCTCCCCCAGATAGATGtccaaacaatttatttatcaacagttaattagtattttattgttCACACTTGAAATTCCACCAAAAGTCCCTCTAAAGATGAAAACCTATGATGTAAAATTTGTTatcgataaaatgtatttatttatttagatggtCGAATGGAAGAAGTAATGATGGACAAGATCACAATGCGAATTGAACAATTATGTGAGGGACTCAATATGGACTTCATCGATCCGGTTatatgacattttatattattattatataacatttatccATCTTAtactaattaagtaaaaaccTTCAAGTTTCTTTCTAAGCCATaattggtgtataaaaaatatgaattgacTTTGAATtcctataaaaatgtttttaaatttaaaatataatatattatacctttatctaaaaccaaaatatcaaaaagaGATAGAGGAgatcattgttttattaaatgttaccCAAAAGTGCAAAAGTGactaaagtataatttaatctcttactaaaatgaaactaatttaattaaattaatataaaaagaaactcaaattacattattttaaagttttacttGCCAAGTACCTAATTTTACCATGTATTGTTTCCATGttaggtttatattttattaaaatattatgttacataattttatataaatatattatattttatttaaatattatgttactatatttatttttttgttattgtcatttaataatatattataaatataaatatttatttaattaagtaaacTTGTTTCCGTTTCCTACCaagataatgtattatattttttcttttagctttTCAGagaaatatatacttttataactgtataatttgttaatagttaactagaaaaataatattttactaaatttatttttcccaCTTTTAGCctgaaattacattatatgtcaTCGGTGATATATGCCCAGGTATAAGCACTGTACAAATTGACAATTTAGCTGCTGAAACTGCtgcttatttaacaacaaaacaTCCAGATTTTGCTGTACTTGCTGCTCGTATTGCAATATCTAATCTTTATAAAGaaactaaaaacaatttcagcggtaaattatttattctgtCAAATTTATATgcataactaattatattataagtatgcaTGTATGGtaaatttttatactattacagATGTAATTTATGATTTGTATAACATGTCAAATGAACAAAATCAAAGACGTATGAAAATTATTTCTGATTTTCATTATGGTGTTGTCATGAAACATGCGGATCGTTTAAATAATGCTATTAAACATGATAGAGATTatacttatagttattttggATTCAAGGTATGTACTACATAGTTTAttctgtaattaataataattgtgttgtcTAAATGTgacatatttattcatataatacatttcagaCACTtgaaaaatcttatttattaaaaatgaatggtAAAGTTGTGGAACGTCCTCAACATTTATTAATGAGGGTTTCAATTGGAATTCATGGTGAAGATATTGACGCAGCTATCGAAACATATGACTTAATGTCATCAAAGTATTTTACTCATGCTTCACCAACAATGTTCAATGCTGCTACACCTAGACCTCAACTTTCAAGGTAAGACTaaaggtataggtaatatttaatatgtattaacattttccaaaatattgGTTTAGTTGTTTTTTGGTGGCTAATAAATCAGATTCATTGGAAGACTTTGGTAAAACAGTTAAGACATGTGCCAAGATTTCTCAATCTTCTGGTGGTATTGGTatacatttacacaatattagTGCAGCTGGTACAACATGGACCAAATATCCAAAACATGAATCCCATGGTCTTGTTGAACCGTTAAAAGTCCTTAATGATTTAGCTCAATATGTTGATCAAGGTGGAAAGGTtagtgaatattaataattattttattctgagTTTAAATCTGTTACTTTAATGTGTTTGGTTTTATTAGAGACCTGGGGCAGTTGCTGTTTATATTGAGCCTTGGCATGCCgatgtatatacttatacagaGTTACGTAAAAATACCGgtaataaagaagaaaaaactagagatttatttttagctCTTTGGATACCTGATGAATTTATGAGACGTGTTGAGGCTGACCAACCTTGGAGCTTAATGTGTCCACGTAAATGTCCTGGTCTTTCAGATGTCTGGGGTGACGATTTTGTGAAACTTTACAAAAAGTATGtctttagtatttattattcaaataattatactgctaatatttgttcataatgatatgtaaaaatcaataaatgattAGTAGATACTAGGTACATGGTCTGTAATCACAATTCCTGAAAATGGAACTttgattatttcttattattatagtgtacaaaTCTTCTAtacatattcatatttcatacaattaatacaaaagtacATTTATGTCTTAATATCATAGATATGAAGATGAAAAACGTTACAACAGGCAGGTATCGGCAAGGGAATTATGGTTTCGTATAATAACTTCTCAAATTGAAACTGGTATGCCTTATGTACTGTATAAAGATGCCTGCAATTCCAAAAGCAATCAAAAAAATCTTGGTACAATTAAGTGTAGTAATCTTTGTACTGAAATCATTCAATACACTTCGTCAGAAGaggtaattaattatcataagtatattatattatatcatactaggtacatattacttttatatattatttttataggtagcAGTATGTAATCTAGCTTCAATTGCTGTAAATATGTTTGTAAAACCCAATGGAGAGTATGATTTCGAaaagcttttgaaaattactaaaatcgtcactaaaaatttgaatagaGTAATAGATGTCAACTTTTATCCTGTCATAgaagtaattaaatttattgaatgataaaacagtattgtacattacatttttattacttaggCTGAAACTTCAAATAAACGACATCGTCCTGTTGGAATTGGCGTACAAGGTTTAGcagatttgtttttattgatgCGATTTCCATTTGGCTCTCCTGAATCACGAAAgctaaatttacaaatatttgagACTTTGTATTACGGTGCATTAGAAGCTAGTTGTGAGTTAGCTGAAAAATATGGAACTTATTCATCTTATCAAGGATCACCAATTAGTCAAGGAGTAAATTAAGATAAAACAATAGATGTATCATGTTTGTTAAacaatgtttattgttttagattttgcAGTATGATATGTGGAATGTAAAGCCTACTGACTTATGGGACTGGgatatattaaaagaaaaaattgctAAACAtggagttagaaattcattGTTATTAGCACCGATGCCCACAGCTTCAACAGCACAAATTCTTGGAAATAACGAATCTATAGAACCATACACTACAAATTTATACTACAGACGTACTCTTAGTGGAGAATTTAGTGTTAGTAAATtgtgtaattgtattattgttgtattttaaacttatcTTTATACACCAGGTGGTTAACCGTCATTTATTGAACGATCTAATTAAGCTTAATCTATGGAATGAGGATATGAGAAATGAATTGATTTACTACAAAGGATCTGTGCAGgtaaaaacaaatcatttttagaataatataacgaatgatatttgtacttatatataatttctgttaaatatagaaaataaaaagtattccAGACAACATAAAAGaattgtataaaacaaattggGAATTATCTcaaaaaatcatattagatATGGCTGCAGATCGTGCAGCATTCATTGATCAATCTCAGTCATTAAATATTCACATTGAGCAACCAactattagtataatatcatcTGTACATTTCTATGGATGGAAAAAGGTAAgttaatcatacaattttaataattttaaattttgtttaatttatttttataacagggCTTAAAAACGGGTATGTACTATTTGCGAACCAGGCCTGCTGCTGATCCTATCCAGTTTACAGTTAATAAAAGCACACTGTCTAGTAATATTGCAATTCAAACTGAAAAGAATGATGCACTAAATATGCAGCAATTGATATGTTCATTGGAAAACAAAGACGCATGTACAATGTGTGGAGCTTAACTTTATGAAGTTATTCATTTAGTCTGTAAATAACTGATGCGAcaaatcattttatataaatcatgaATTTGACCATAGTTGTATTGTAATTCTTTTttgaactttattttttatatcgagtattaattatacattaaatctGTGCTAAACACGTAATTgggaaatatataaaaaaaaattcccaattcaaaaacaaaaatgtatttttttttattaaacattaatacacactat harbors:
- the LOC132942322 gene encoding zinc finger MYM-type protein 1-like, yielding MYPRTQFGNRARSFQSAWYDDFSWLEYSLKLDRAFCFVCRMFNTASGLNVGQIDLAFTKKGFQNWSSATTKFKKHQNSKTHNFTMTAYHNFLSSKPIDVTLDESRELAISEREKQRLYNRSILHRLIDITLCLAKSGKPFRGHFENDSHVCKGLFLDIVDILKKYDSTLQTHLQKGPQNAKYISNHIQNDLLASINNVMKRCIEKKVSNRLVTIMADETSDVGHHEQMSVVIRYFDDEACKPVEQFIGIQRLTAVDANTIFNSLSNKIAQFNINWKSVIAVCFDGASAMSGKFNSVQAKVKEINPCALYVHCYGHCLNLTLVDSLGNKNRIIFDFFGCVQLIYSFIEGSPTRHAVFEKIVQETNSKLKTLKTLSTTRWACRAEAVTAVENNYSSVIQCLQEIANNTKYSEVRAKANGILYQMKSFNFIFALYMLKPILIQIQIVSAQLQAPNLDLLGAVSIVNALKKSLGELRNNDDKYSTLYDNVLKVCSEFEIDIPCVKNRKVSTKIENNKTQHTHIDKKSEMKYCVFFTVLDDMCNGLENRFNQETLNIISSIGRLIQLKAEQFDIDLLSQTFSLNNDELEGEQSLLRSMPDFIPGTSTKTIYQWLENLSTSQNFLNIHKALKLFVTIPVTSCSCERAFSKLSLVKTKLRSRMKQERLDDMMMIFIEQELASQINPEDVIDEFKNLHPFERRLEL
- the LOC132942321 gene encoding ribonucleoside-diphosphate reductase large subunit-like is translated as MSNGVGKSSDKLFVKKRDGRMEEVMMDKITMRIEQLCEGLNMDFIDPPEITLYVIGDICPGISTVQIDNLAAETAAYLTTKHPDFAVLAARIAISNLYKETKNNFSDVIYDLYNMSNEQNQRRMKIISDFHYGVVMKHADRLNNAIKHDRDYTYSYFGFKTLEKSYLLKMNGKVVERPQHLLMRVSIGIHGEDIDAAIETYDLMSSKYFTHASPTMFNAATPRPQLSSCFLVANKSDSLEDFGKTVKTCAKISQSSGGIGIHLHNISAAGTTWTKYPKHESHGLVEPLKVLNDLAQYVDQGGKRPGAVAVYIEPWHADVYTYTELRKNTGNKEEKTRDLFLALWIPDEFMRRVEADQPWSLMCPRKCPGLSDVWGDDFVKLYKKYEDEKRYNRQVSARELWFRIITSQIETGMPYVLYKDACNSKSNQKNLGTIKCSNLCTEIIQYTSSEEVAVCNLASIAVNMFVKPNGEYDFEKLLKITKIVTKNLNRVIDVNFYPVIEAETSNKRHRPVGIGVQGLADLFLLMRFPFGSPESRKLNLQIFETLYYGALEASCELAEKYGTYSSYQGSPISQGILQYDMWNVKPTDLWDWDILKEKIAKHGVRNSLLLAPMPTASTAQILGNNESIEPYTTNLYYRRTLSGEFSVVNRHLLNDLIKLNLWNEDMRNELIYYKGSVQKIKSIPDNIKELYKTNWELSQKIILDMAADRAAFIDQSQSLNIHIEQPTISIISSVHFYGWKKGLKTGMYYLRTRPAADPIQFTVNKSTLSSNIAIQTEKNDALNMQQLICSLENKDACTMCGA